In Deinococcus carri, one DNA window encodes the following:
- a CDS encoding allantoate amidohydrolase, protein MTTSQPAHELTDLAQRTLTCCADIAACTEEPGQITRTFLCAPMHDAHARLDAWAAALGLQTREDAAGNWRATRRSDREGARTLVIGSHLDSVPNAGAYDGVLGVVLGLSLLDALKDTPLPYHVELVGFSEEEGVRFSVPFIGSRALLGTAEELLTVTDAQGKTVAQAITEYGLDVGQLAEAQLREDVLGYLEMHIEQGPVLEAEDRSLAAVHAIAGQSRLNFTFSGKANHAGTTPMHLRRDALAGASAFVLAAENLARNTPGLVATVGALRPLPGASNVIPGEVQFTLDLRHAQDEVREGALARLLAEAQQLAEARDLTFTSEVRLEEPATPMDPALTELLGEALAAEGHVSTPMVSGAGHDAMLLGHTWPATMLFLRSPGGLSHHPDEAVRGEDVEAALRVGTRFLHLLAEREEAR, encoded by the coding sequence ATGACGACTTCCCAGCCCGCCCACGAACTGACCGACCTGGCCCAGCGCACCCTCACCTGCTGCGCGGACATTGCCGCCTGTACCGAGGAACCTGGCCAGATTACCCGCACCTTCCTGTGCGCGCCGATGCACGACGCCCACGCCCGGCTGGACGCCTGGGCCGCCGCGCTGGGCCTCCAGACCCGCGAGGACGCCGCCGGAAACTGGCGCGCCACCCGCCGCAGCGACCGCGAGGGTGCCCGCACCCTGGTGATCGGCTCGCACCTCGACAGCGTGCCCAACGCGGGCGCGTATGACGGCGTGCTGGGCGTGGTGCTGGGGTTGAGCCTGCTGGACGCGCTGAAGGACACACCCCTCCCCTACCACGTCGAACTCGTGGGCTTCAGCGAGGAGGAAGGCGTGCGCTTCAGCGTGCCCTTTATCGGCAGCCGGGCGCTGCTGGGGACCGCCGAGGAACTGCTGACCGTGACCGACGCGCAGGGCAAAACGGTCGCGCAGGCCATCACCGAGTACGGGCTGGACGTGGGGCAGCTCGCGGAGGCGCAGCTCCGGGAGGACGTGCTGGGCTACCTGGAGATGCACATCGAGCAGGGGCCGGTGCTGGAGGCCGAGGACCGCTCGCTGGCGGCGGTGCATGCCATCGCCGGGCAGTCCCGGCTGAACTTCACCTTCAGCGGCAAGGCCAACCACGCGGGCACCACGCCCATGCACCTGCGCCGTGACGCGCTGGCGGGCGCGAGTGCCTTCGTGCTGGCCGCCGAGAACCTGGCGCGCAACACGCCCGGCCTGGTCGCCACGGTCGGCGCGCTGCGGCCGCTGCCCGGCGCGAGCAACGTGATTCCCGGCGAGGTGCAGTTCACGCTGGACCTCCGCCACGCGCAGGACGAGGTGCGGGAGGGGGCGCTGGCGCGGCTTCTGGCCGAAGCGCAGCAGCTCGCGGAGGCACGCGACCTCACCTTCACCTCCGAGGTCCGGCTGGAGGAACCGGCCACCCCGATGGACCCCGCCCTCACGGAGCTGCTGGGGGAAGCGCTCGCCGCCGAGGGCCACGTCTCCACCCCGATGGTCAGCGGCGCGGGACACGACGCGATGTTGCTGGGCCACACCTGGCCCGCCACCATGCTCTTTCTGCGCAGCCCCGGCGGCCTGAGCCACCACCCCGACGAGGCCGTGCGGGGGGAGGACGTGGAGGCGGCCCTGCGCGTGGGCACCCGCTTCCTGCACCTTCTCGCCGAGCGGGAGGAGGCACGCTGA
- a CDS encoding allantoinase, which yields MYDLLVRGGQLVREGGVETADLGVVEGRIVDVAPELGGPAREELDARGLHVFPGAVDIHVHFNEPGRAEWEGLTTGSRALAAGGGTVFADMPLNSAPPVIDAATLDAKRQVAEQEAYADFALWGGLTSGNLAWLPELAEAGAVGFKAFMSNSGLAEFTSPDDLTLYEGMKAARELDRIVALHAENDAITANLAVRIRAQGGSGVADYLRSRPAIAEVEAVGRALLLAEETGAKIHLVHLSTGRAVTLAAEARARGVDVSIETCPHYLTFTGEDMERLGAVLKCAPPLRPQREVDALWSALRAGLIDTIGSDHSPSSLDLKTGEDFFSIWGGIAGVQSTLSVLLTEGRERGLSLPDIARLCARTPAQRFGLAGKGRLEPGADADLVLVDLDTEWTHTQENLHTRWKFSPYVGRTFRGQVRQTLLRGQTVYAEGRFPHPPQGRFLRPAPIPQEETA from the coding sequence ATGTACGACCTGCTGGTGCGCGGCGGGCAACTGGTGCGGGAGGGCGGGGTGGAGACGGCCGACCTGGGCGTGGTGGAGGGCCGCATCGTGGACGTGGCCCCCGAACTGGGCGGCCCGGCCCGCGAGGAACTCGACGCACGCGGCCTGCACGTCTTCCCCGGCGCGGTGGACATCCACGTGCATTTCAACGAGCCGGGCCGGGCGGAATGGGAAGGCCTCACCACCGGCAGCCGGGCGCTGGCCGCGGGGGGCGGCACCGTCTTCGCGGACATGCCGCTGAACAGCGCGCCGCCCGTCATCGACGCCGCCACCCTGGACGCCAAACGGCAGGTGGCCGAGCAGGAAGCCTACGCGGACTTCGCGCTGTGGGGAGGGCTGACCTCCGGCAACCTGGCCTGGCTGCCCGAACTGGCCGAGGCGGGCGCGGTGGGCTTCAAGGCGTTCATGAGCAACAGCGGCCTGGCCGAGTTCACGTCGCCCGACGACCTGACGCTCTACGAGGGGATGAAGGCGGCGCGCGAACTGGACCGCATCGTGGCGCTGCACGCGGAGAACGACGCCATCACCGCGAACCTCGCCGTGCGGATTCGCGCCCAGGGCGGCAGCGGCGTGGCCGACTACCTCCGCAGCCGCCCGGCCATCGCGGAGGTGGAGGCCGTGGGCCGCGCCCTGCTGCTGGCCGAGGAGACGGGCGCGAAAATCCACCTTGTTCACCTCAGCACCGGGCGGGCCGTCACCCTGGCCGCCGAGGCCCGCGCGCGCGGCGTGGACGTGAGCATCGAAACCTGCCCGCACTACCTGACCTTTACCGGGGAGGACATGGAACGCCTGGGCGCGGTGCTGAAGTGCGCGCCGCCCCTGCGCCCGCAGCGTGAGGTGGACGCGCTGTGGTCGGCCCTCCGCGCGGGCCTCATCGACACCATCGGCTCGGACCACTCGCCCAGCAGCCTGGACCTCAAGACCGGGGAGGACTTCTTCAGCATCTGGGGCGGCATCGCGGGCGTGCAGTCCACCCTGAGCGTCCTGCTGACCGAGGGTCGGGAGCGCGGCCTCTCTTTGCCCGACATCGCCCGCCTGTGCGCTCGCACACCCGCGCAGCGGTTCGGCCTCGCCGGGAAGGGCCGCCTGGAACCCGGCGCGGACGCCGACCTGGTGCTGGTCGACCTCGATACTGAGTGGACCCACACCCAGGAAAACCTGCACACCCGCTGGAAGTTCAGCCCCTACGTGGGCCGGACCTTCCGCGGCCAGGTGCGCCAAACGCTGCTGCGCGGCCAGACGGTGTATGCCGAGGGTCGCTTTCCCCACCCGCCCCAGGGCCGCTTCCTGCGTCCCGCCCCCATTCCCCAGGAGGAAACCGCTTGA
- a CDS encoding malate synthase A translates to MITPGTDLARTLEALFAERRRTLLSGRRDWTPGFDPRTAAIRQGDWQVAPPPAELRARQVEQLVEPSDAAAIESALAAGPDALIFDFDDTFSPTPQNVRAGHANLRSLPRTGGPLPMTRPRPLYMEDAEGGSASIRDLAAFVEAFAGRETLYVYLPKLEFPAEAEFWQDLLAETERLTGREPNSLRVCIQIETLPGAFYADELLYALRGRAFGLNAGRWDYVFSAVKWLGENHRFCLPERGELNMGQPSMQAYEQNLARVCARRGAQAIGGTAALAPDPADPEPALAVVRADKEREASQGFVAAWAGLPDLIPTVRAVFQSAPPASPPAPKPEEEVAAELLAFPRAAEVPLSAVREAIGVTTDYFRAWLAGQGVIVRKNRVEDTATAELARAQLWQWVHHRIPLEGGEALTPEYFEALLADSTDPREPAARLLRALVLSGTCPPFFPAAARTLDEVSPA, encoded by the coding sequence GTGATCACACCCGGTACTGACCTGGCCCGCACCCTGGAGGCCCTGTTCGCGGAGCGCAGGCGCACGCTGCTCTCGGGCCGCCGCGACTGGACGCCCGGCTTCGACCCGCGGACCGCCGCCATCCGTCAGGGCGACTGGCAGGTGGCCCCCCCGCCCGCCGAACTGCGCGCCCGGCAGGTGGAGCAACTGGTGGAACCCAGCGACGCGGCGGCCATCGAGTCGGCCCTGGCGGCCGGACCCGACGCGCTGATCTTCGATTTCGACGACACCTTCTCCCCCACCCCGCAGAATGTCCGCGCGGGGCATGCGAACCTGCGCAGCCTGCCCAGGACGGGTGGCCCCCTCCCCATGACGCGGCCCCGGCCCCTCTACATGGAGGACGCGGAGGGCGGCAGCGCCAGCATCCGCGACCTGGCCGCCTTCGTGGAGGCGTTCGCGGGGCGGGAGACGCTGTACGTGTACCTTCCCAAGCTGGAGTTTCCCGCCGAGGCCGAGTTCTGGCAGGACCTGCTGGCGGAAACCGAGCGCCTCACGGGGCGCGAGCCGAACAGCCTGCGCGTCTGCATCCAGATTGAAACGCTGCCCGGTGCCTTTTACGCCGACGAGCTGCTGTACGCGCTGCGGGGGCGGGCCTTCGGGCTGAACGCCGGGCGCTGGGATTACGTGTTCAGCGCGGTGAAGTGGCTGGGCGAGAACCATCGTTTCTGCCTGCCCGAACGCGGTGAGCTGAACATGGGGCAGCCGTCCATGCAGGCCTACGAGCAGAACCTGGCCCGCGTGTGCGCCCGCCGGGGGGCGCAGGCCATTGGCGGCACGGCGGCCCTCGCCCCCGACCCCGCCGACCCCGAACCCGCCCTCGCGGTGGTCCGCGCCGACAAGGAACGCGAGGCGTCACAGGGCTTTGTCGCCGCCTGGGCCGGACTGCCGGACCTGATTCCCACCGTCCGCGCCGTGTTCCAGTCCGCGCCGCCCGCCTCACCGCCCGCGCCGAAACCGGAAGAGGAGGTCGCGGCGGAACTGCTGGCCTTTCCCCGCGCGGCAGAGGTGCCGCTTTCCGCCGTGCGGGAGGCCATCGGCGTGACGACGGACTATTTCCGGGCCTGGCTGGCGGGGCAGGGCGTCATCGTGCGGAAGAATCGGGTGGAGGACACCGCCACCGCCGAACTCGCCCGCGCGCAACTGTGGCAGTGGGTGCATCACCGCATTCCGCTGGAGGGCGGCGAGGCGCTCACCCCGGAATACTTTGAGGCGCTGCTGGCCGACTCTACGGATCCGCGGGAACCTGCCGCCCGGCTGCTGCGCGCGCTGGTCCTGTCAGGAACGTGCCCGCCCTTCTTCCCCGCTGCCGCCCGCACCCTCGACGAGGTTTCCCCCGCATGA
- the gcl gene encoding glyoxylate carboligase, which produces MPKMTAVEAAVHVLRLEGVETAFGVPGAAINPLYAALRKLGGINHVLARHVEGASHMADGYTRAKAGNIGVCIGTSGPAGTDMITGLYAAIADSVPILCITGQAPRARLYKEDFQAVDIESIAKPVTKMAVTVREPALVPRVFQQAFHLMRSGRPGPVLIDLPFDVQMAEIEFDPETYSPLPVYKPAATRAQIEKAMTMLGEAERPLIVSGGGVVNADASDLLQTFAELTGVPVIPTLMGWGTIPDDHPLMAGMVGLQTSQRYGNATLLASDFVLGVGNRWANRHTGGLDVYTEGRKFVHVDIEPTQIGRVFGPDYGIVSDAKAALELFVEVAREWRAAGKLKDRGEWAESCRERKATLLRKTHYDNVPIKPQRVYEEMNKAFGRDVTYVTTIGLSQIAGGQFLHVYKPRHWINAGQAGPLGWTVPAALGVAAACPDAEVVALSGDYDFQFMIEELAVGAQFNLPFLQVLVNNSYLGLIRQSQRGFDMDYQVQLSFENINSPEVNGYGVDHLKVVEGLGCKALRVFNPDDILPAFEKARDLMREHRVPVVVEVILERVTNISMGTEINNITEFEELAENARQDAPTAIAMLD; this is translated from the coding sequence ATGCCGAAGATGACTGCGGTCGAGGCCGCCGTGCACGTGTTGCGCCTGGAAGGTGTGGAAACCGCCTTCGGGGTGCCAGGAGCCGCCATCAACCCGCTGTATGCCGCGCTGCGCAAGCTGGGTGGAATCAACCACGTCCTGGCCCGCCACGTGGAGGGGGCCTCGCACATGGCCGACGGCTACACCCGCGCCAAAGCCGGGAATATCGGCGTGTGCATCGGCACCAGCGGCCCCGCCGGGACGGATATGATCACCGGCCTGTACGCGGCGATAGCTGACAGTGTGCCGATCCTGTGCATCACCGGCCAGGCCCCCCGCGCGCGCCTCTACAAGGAAGACTTCCAGGCGGTGGACATCGAGAGCATCGCCAAGCCCGTCACCAAGATGGCCGTGACGGTGCGCGAACCCGCGCTGGTGCCGCGCGTCTTCCAGCAGGCCTTCCACCTGATGCGCTCGGGTCGCCCCGGTCCCGTGCTGATCGACCTGCCCTTCGACGTGCAGATGGCCGAGATCGAGTTCGACCCCGAGACGTACTCGCCGCTGCCCGTCTACAAGCCCGCCGCGACCCGCGCCCAGATCGAAAAGGCGATGACCATGCTGGGCGAGGCCGAGCGCCCGCTGATCGTGTCGGGCGGCGGCGTGGTCAATGCGGACGCCTCGGACCTGCTCCAGACCTTTGCCGAGCTGACCGGCGTGCCCGTGATTCCCACCCTGATGGGCTGGGGCACCATCCCCGACGACCACCCGCTGATGGCGGGCATGGTGGGCCTCCAGACCTCGCAGCGCTACGGCAACGCCACGCTGCTGGCCTCCGACTTCGTCCTGGGCGTCGGCAACCGCTGGGCCAACCGTCACACCGGCGGGCTGGACGTGTACACGGAAGGGCGCAAGTTCGTCCACGTGGACATCGAACCCACCCAGATCGGGCGCGTGTTCGGCCCCGACTACGGCATCGTCAGTGACGCGAAGGCCGCGCTGGAACTGTTCGTCGAGGTGGCCCGCGAGTGGCGCGCCGCCGGGAAGCTGAAGGACCGCGGCGAGTGGGCCGAATCCTGCCGCGAGCGCAAGGCCACCCTGTTGCGCAAGACGCACTACGACAACGTGCCGATCAAGCCCCAGCGCGTCTACGAGGAAATGAACAAGGCCTTCGGGCGCGACGTGACCTACGTCACCACCATCGGCCTGTCGCAGATCGCGGGCGGGCAGTTCCTGCACGTCTACAAGCCGCGCCACTGGATCAACGCCGGTCAGGCCGGGCCGCTGGGCTGGACCGTGCCCGCCGCGCTGGGCGTGGCCGCCGCCTGCCCCGACGCCGAGGTGGTGGCCCTGTCGGGCGACTACGACTTCCAGTTCATGATCGAGGAACTGGCGGTGGGGGCACAGTTCAACCTACCCTTCCTCCAGGTGCTCGTGAACAACTCCTACCTGGGCCTGATCCGGCAGTCGCAGCGCGGCTTCGACATGGACTATCAGGTGCAGCTCTCCTTCGAGAACATCAACTCGCCCGAGGTGAACGGCTACGGGGTGGACCACCTCAAGGTGGTGGAGGGCCTGGGCTGCAAGGCACTGCGTGTCTTTAACCCCGACGACATCCTGCCCGCCTTCGAGAAGGCCCGCGACCTGATGCGCGAGCACCGCGTGCCGGTGGTGGTGGAGGTGATCCTGGAGCGCGTGACCAACATCAGCATGGGCACCGAGATCAACAACATCACCGAGTTCGAGGAACTGGCCGAGAACGCCCGGCAGGACGCGCCGACGGCGATCGCGATGCTGGATTGA
- a CDS encoding 2-hydroxy-3-oxopropionate reductase, which yields MTTGKERIGFIGLGIMGLPMARNLIRAGYALTVNNLHPEPEQALAAEGAQVARTAREVAEQSDIVITMLPDSPQVEEVVLGENGVAEGLKPGSLYIDMSSVAPSTARKVAEALQQKGAEALDAPVSGGQVGAEQATLSIMVGGSEEAFGRARPVFEAVGKNIVYIGGPGAGQVTKICNQIVVALTIQAVAEALTLARKSGVDGARVREALLGGFAQSRILDLHGQRILDGNFQPGFRINLHRKDLRLALEAGREQAVPLFATATAAELMNSMIAQGMGDLDHSGLAVLYAQLAGLD from the coding sequence ATGACGACAGGCAAGGAACGTATCGGCTTTATCGGACTCGGGATCATGGGGCTGCCGATGGCCCGCAACCTGATCAGGGCGGGGTACGCCCTCACCGTGAACAACCTGCACCCCGAGCCGGAACAGGCCCTCGCCGCCGAGGGGGCGCAGGTGGCCCGCACCGCCCGCGAGGTGGCCGAGCAGAGTGACATCGTGATCACCATGCTGCCCGACAGCCCCCAGGTGGAAGAAGTCGTGCTGGGCGAGAACGGCGTGGCAGAGGGCCTGAAGCCGGGCAGCCTGTACATCGACATGAGCAGCGTGGCCCCCAGCACGGCCCGCAAGGTGGCGGAGGCGCTGCAACAGAAGGGGGCCGAGGCCCTCGACGCGCCCGTATCCGGCGGACAGGTCGGCGCGGAGCAGGCCACCCTCAGCATCATGGTGGGCGGCAGCGAGGAAGCCTTCGGGCGTGCCCGCCCGGTGTTCGAGGCGGTCGGCAAGAACATCGTGTACATCGGCGGCCCCGGAGCCGGACAGGTCACCAAGATCTGCAACCAGATCGTCGTGGCCCTGACCATCCAGGCGGTGGCCGAGGCGCTCACCCTGGCGCGCAAGAGCGGTGTGGACGGAGCGCGGGTCCGCGAGGCGCTGCTGGGCGGCTTTGCCCAGAGCCGCATTCTGGACCTGCACGGGCAGCGCATTCTGGACGGCAACTTCCAGCCGGGCTTCCGCATCAACCTGCACCGCAAGGATCTGCGCCTCGCACTGGAGGCGGGCCGCGAGCAGGCCGTGCCGCTTTTTGCCACCGCGACCGCCGCCGAACTGATGAACTCCATGATTGCGCAGGGCATGGGCGACCTCGACCATTCGGGCCTCGCGGTGCTGTACGCGCAGCTCGCCGGGCTGGACTGA
- a CDS encoding NAD-dependent malic enzyme, whose protein sequence is MTTTEDRLPLTTHYDVRRDAQGHRYLEPLVQGFDLTRIPLLNKGTAFTHEERGALGLDGLIAPQVDTLETLVGRLYRDYVKVQEPLDKHVFLRNLQDRNEVLFYALLAAHVEEMLPIVYTPTVGLAVQKFSQIYRVPRGLMLSTDNIGRAGQALANVPLNDVRIIVATDSSAILGIGDQGFGGMGISIGKLSLYVVAGGVGPDKTLPVELDVGTGRQDLLDDPDYLGVHHQRLTGDEYLAFVDRFVEATRQRYPKAIIQWEDFSKDTAFRVLERYRKVVPSFNDDIQGTGAVTLAGVLRACAVKGERLAEQVIVIHGAGAGGAGVATAIREGLKREGLDADEIARRVFVLDSRGLLTDDRQMEDYKQSLATPKAVTDGWAGTDLLNVVREAKATVLLGLSGQGGIFSEDVVKAIHQNTAQPIVFPLSNPTANCEALPEDVLRWTGGAALVATGSPFAPVELNGQTHAIGQGNNAFIFPGLGFGAILAGAREITDEMVLEAAYALADYTARTHPGRLYPPVGELPEASVEVAVRVIQQALRDGVAQEQGLDDLDEATLTDLVRAKFWVPKYLPFRAPRPDSRQN, encoded by the coding sequence ATGACCACTACCGAGGACCGCCTTCCCCTCACCACCCACTACGACGTGCGCCGTGACGCGCAGGGGCACCGCTACCTCGAACCCCTCGTGCAGGGCTTCGACCTCACCCGCATTCCGCTGCTGAACAAGGGCACGGCCTTTACCCACGAGGAGCGCGGGGCGCTAGGCCTCGACGGGCTGATCGCGCCGCAGGTGGACACCCTGGAGACGCTGGTCGGCCGCCTCTACCGCGACTACGTGAAGGTGCAGGAGCCGCTGGACAAGCATGTCTTCCTCCGCAACCTCCAGGACCGCAACGAGGTGCTGTTCTACGCGCTGCTGGCCGCCCACGTCGAGGAGATGCTGCCCATCGTGTACACGCCGACGGTGGGCCTGGCGGTGCAGAAGTTCAGCCAGATTTACCGGGTGCCGCGCGGCCTGATGCTCTCGACCGACAACATCGGGCGGGCCGGGCAGGCGCTCGCCAACGTGCCGCTGAACGACGTGCGAATCATCGTGGCGACCGATTCCAGCGCAATTCTGGGGATTGGCGACCAGGGCTTCGGCGGCATGGGCATTTCTATCGGCAAGCTCAGCCTGTATGTCGTGGCGGGCGGAGTGGGGCCGGACAAGACGCTGCCGGTGGAGCTGGACGTGGGCACGGGCCGCCAGGACCTGCTGGACGACCCGGATTACCTGGGGGTTCACCACCAGCGCCTGACCGGCGACGAGTATCTGGCGTTCGTGGACCGCTTCGTGGAGGCGACCCGGCAGCGCTACCCCAAGGCGATCATCCAGTGGGAGGACTTCTCCAAGGACACGGCCTTCCGGGTGCTGGAGCGTTACCGCAAGGTCGTGCCCTCCTTCAACGACGACATTCAGGGCACGGGCGCGGTCACGCTGGCGGGCGTGCTGCGGGCCTGCGCCGTGAAGGGTGAGCGGCTGGCCGAACAGGTGATCGTGATTCATGGGGCGGGAGCCGGGGGCGCAGGTGTCGCCACCGCCATCCGCGAGGGCCTGAAGCGCGAGGGCCTTGACGCGGACGAGATTGCCCGGCGCGTCTTCGTCCTCGACTCGCGCGGCCTGCTCACCGACGACCGCCAGATGGAGGACTACAAGCAGTCCCTTGCCACGCCGAAGGCCGTGACGGACGGTTGGGCAGGCACCGACCTCCTGAACGTGGTGCGCGAGGCGAAGGCCACCGTGCTGCTGGGCCTCAGCGGGCAGGGTGGCATCTTCAGCGAGGACGTGGTGAAGGCCATTCACCAGAACACCGCACAGCCCATCGTGTTTCCCCTCTCCAACCCCACCGCCAACTGCGAGGCGCTGCCGGAGGACGTGCTGCGCTGGACGGGCGGGGCGGCGCTGGTGGCGACCGGCAGCCCCTTCGCCCCGGTGGAGCTGAACGGCCAGACGCACGCCATCGGACAGGGCAACAACGCCTTCATCTTCCCCGGCCTGGGCTTCGGCGCGATTCTGGCGGGGGCGCGCGAGATCACCGACGAGATGGTGCTCGAAGCGGCCTACGCGCTGGCCGACTACACCGCCCGCACCCATCCCGGCCGCCTGTACCCGCCCGTCGGGGAGCTGCCCGAGGCCAGCGTGGAGGTAGCCGTGCGCGTCATCCAGCAGGCGCTGCGCGACGGCGTGGCGCAGGAACAGGGGCTGGACGACCTCGACGAGGCGACCCTGACCGACCTGGTCCGCGCCAAGTTCTGGGTCCCGAAGTACCTGCCGTTCCGCGCGCCGCGCCCGGACAGCCGCCAGAACTGA
- the hyi gene encoding hydroxypyruvate isomerase, which produces MTQFAANLTMLFQEKPFLERFAAARQAGFEAVEYMFPYPYSPEELREQLQEHGLRQVLFNLPAGNWEAGERGIAVLPDRQEEFRQGVTRALTYVEALRSEDAPPLVNCLVGKLPAGADEGEARRVLVENLRHAASELGRVGVTLLVEPINPHDIPGFFLRTPDQAAALIEEVGADNLRIQYDLYHQQRTEGQLLDTFRRLQDRIAHVQLADVPGRHQPGTGEINYPFVLAALDRAGYGGYVGLEYIPEGDTVSSLAWMQALREGVLNK; this is translated from the coding sequence ATGACCCAATTTGCTGCCAATCTCACCATGCTGTTTCAGGAAAAGCCCTTCCTGGAGCGGTTCGCCGCCGCACGTCAGGCGGGGTTCGAGGCCGTCGAGTACATGTTTCCCTATCCCTACTCGCCGGAGGAACTGCGCGAGCAGCTTCAGGAGCACGGGCTGCGGCAGGTGCTGTTCAACCTGCCCGCCGGGAACTGGGAGGCTGGGGAGCGCGGCATCGCCGTGCTGCCGGATCGCCAGGAGGAGTTTCGCCAGGGCGTGACGCGGGCGCTGACCTACGTGGAGGCGCTGCGCAGCGAGGACGCCCCGCCCCTGGTGAACTGCCTGGTCGGCAAGCTCCCCGCCGGGGCGGACGAGGGCGAGGCCCGCCGTGTGCTGGTGGAGAACCTGCGCCACGCCGCCTCCGAGCTGGGCCGGGTCGGCGTCACGCTGCTGGTCGAGCCTATCAACCCGCACGATATTCCCGGCTTCTTCCTGCGCACGCCCGATCAGGCCGCGGCGCTGATCGAGGAGGTGGGGGCGGACAACCTCCGCATCCAGTACGACCTCTACCATCAGCAGCGTACCGAGGGGCAACTGCTCGACACCTTCCGCCGCCTGCAAGACCGGATCGCGCACGTGCAGCTCGCGGACGTGCCGGGCCGCCATCAGCCGGGCACCGGGGAAATCAATTACCCCTTCGTGCTGGCCGCGCTGGACCGGGCGGGGTACGGCGGGTACGTGGGTCTGGAATACATCCCCGAGGGGGACACTGTGAGTTCGCTGGCCTGGATGCAGGCCCTCAGGGAAGGAGTGCTGAACAAATGA
- the allE gene encoding (S)-ureidoglycine aminohydrolase translates to MNRQPSLQQLGQTRSVVNQEYALLTPETFIRTTVAEWKNTACIVHIAPVMGFGTRFTQFTAEMQPGAEASAPPAGIQRFVFVLDGEVELSVNGETHRLGEYDYAYLPAGTDHTIRAQDAARVSVFEKKFHPQLEGLPAPEVFIGNERQVEGTEFEGDPGLIARKLLPDAPQFDFIVTTMSYVPGATLPYVEIHYMEHGLLMLEGEGIYRLGERYFQVTQGDVIWMGAHCPQWYGALGKTWSKYLLYKDMNRHPLEIR, encoded by the coding sequence ATGAACCGCCAACCCAGCCTGCAACAGCTCGGCCAGACCCGCAGCGTCGTGAACCAGGAATACGCGCTGCTCACGCCCGAGACCTTTATCCGCACCACGGTCGCGGAGTGGAAGAACACCGCCTGCATCGTCCACATCGCCCCGGTAATGGGCTTCGGCACGCGCTTCACGCAGTTCACGGCCGAGATGCAGCCCGGCGCGGAGGCGAGCGCGCCGCCCGCGGGCATCCAGCGCTTCGTCTTCGTGCTGGACGGCGAGGTGGAGCTTTCCGTGAACGGCGAGACGCACCGCCTGGGTGAATACGACTACGCCTACCTGCCCGCCGGGACGGACCACACCATCCGCGCGCAGGACGCCGCCCGCGTCTCCGTCTTCGAGAAGAAGTTCCACCCCCAGCTGGAGGGCCTGCCCGCGCCGGAAGTCTTTATCGGCAACGAGCGGCAGGTGGAGGGCACCGAGTTCGAGGGCGACCCCGGCCTGATTGCCCGCAAACTGCTGCCCGACGCGCCGCAGTTCGATTTCATTGTGACCACCATGAGCTACGTGCCGGGCGCGACGCTGCCCTACGTGGAGATTCACTACATGGAACACGGCCTGCTGATGCTGGAGGGGGAAGGCATCTACCGCCTGGGCGAACGCTACTTCCAGGTGACCCAGGGCGACGTGATCTGGATGGGCGCGCACTGCCCGCAGTGGTACGGCGCGCTGGGCAAGACGTGGAGCAAGTACCTGCTCTACAAGGACATGAACCGTCACCCGCTGGAAATCCGCTAA